The following are from one region of the Paraglaciecola sp. L1A13 genome:
- a CDS encoding Crp/Fnr family transcriptional regulator, which translates to MERLKNKLLNAISLDAQQRIFPHLKLVNLPLGKVIYEASEKLDYVYFPTDSIVSLLYVMADGSSAEISVIGNEGLVGIAVFMGGESTPSRAVVQSAGSAYRLPSVELRSEFNSHSDIRMLLLRYTQSLITQMAQTAVCNRHHSIDQQLCRWLLLSLDRLPSNNLIMTQELIANMLGVRREGVTEAAGKLQKLGIITYKRGHISVIDRARLEDHSCECYQVVKSETDRLESYIR; encoded by the coding sequence ATGGAGCGTTTAAAAAACAAGTTACTTAACGCCATATCACTTGATGCGCAGCAGCGGATCTTCCCCCATCTGAAACTGGTCAATCTACCCTTAGGAAAAGTCATCTATGAGGCCAGTGAAAAATTGGATTATGTATATTTTCCAACCGATAGTATTGTTTCTTTATTGTATGTTATGGCTGACGGGTCGTCTGCTGAAATTTCCGTCATTGGAAATGAAGGGCTCGTTGGTATCGCGGTGTTTATGGGTGGTGAGAGCACACCTAGCCGCGCGGTAGTGCAAAGCGCAGGATCGGCCTATCGATTACCGTCAGTTGAATTGCGTAGTGAATTTAATAGTCATTCTGATATACGTATGTTGCTGCTACGTTATACTCAGTCGCTGATTACCCAAATGGCGCAAACGGCAGTCTGTAATCGTCACCATAGTATTGATCAGCAACTTTGCCGCTGGCTGCTATTATCTCTCGATCGCTTACCCAGCAATAATCTTATAATGACTCAAGAGCTGATCGCAAACATGTTGGGAGTGAGGCGTGAAGGGGTGACAGAAGCTGCCGGAAAACTTCAAAAACTTGGCATTATTACCTATAAACGCGGTCATATTAGCGTAATCGATCGAGCTCGCTTAGAAGACCATTCCTGTGAGTGTTACCAAGTGGTTAAAAGTGAAACTGATCGATTAGAATCTTATATACGATAA
- a CDS encoding DnaJ domain-containing protein yields MQFNEYCRTLDVKLSASAHEIKQSYRRLARKYHPDVSTQLNSDNLFREISEAYAGLKNAYRNSISRQWKEPIKRITLRH; encoded by the coding sequence ATGCAATTCAATGAATATTGCCGGACCCTTGACGTTAAACTCAGCGCGTCTGCACATGAGATTAAGCAGTCTTATCGCAGACTAGCACGCAAATACCACCCCGACGTCTCTACCCAGTTAAATAGCGACAACTTGTTTAGAGAGATTTCTGAAGCATATGCTGGACTAAAAAACGCATACAGAAATTCAATATCCAGACAGTGGAAAGAACCTATTAAACGTATTACGTTAAGGCACTAG
- a CDS encoding BON domain-containing protein: protein MQTDHQLRDDVLCEIDWRPNLDSSHIGVTAKDGIVTLTGRVTHLAAQISAVSAAESVYGVRAVANDIEVEILDIHKRNDSDIATAVAYVLEWNVEIPIDKISAFVKHGWVTLKGEADWQFQKNAAQHCVDRLMGVTGVTNEVLIKSSNKWVDVKNKIEEAFKRNADLQNHRISISTNHDTVTLTGSVTSSAERNQALRATWASPGVKSVINHITIVPC, encoded by the coding sequence ATGCAGACGGATCACCAATTAAGAGATGATGTTCTTTGCGAAATCGATTGGCGGCCTAATCTTGATTCGTCACATATCGGTGTAACAGCGAAGGATGGCATCGTCACCCTCACTGGCCGAGTGACACATTTGGCTGCACAAATCTCAGCAGTATCTGCGGCCGAAAGTGTTTATGGTGTCCGGGCAGTCGCTAACGACATTGAAGTCGAGATACTCGATATACATAAGCGTAACGATTCCGACATCGCCACAGCTGTCGCCTATGTACTAGAGTGGAACGTTGAAATACCAATCGACAAAATTTCTGCCTTTGTTAAACATGGTTGGGTCACACTGAAAGGTGAGGCTGATTGGCAATTTCAGAAAAATGCGGCTCAACATTGTGTCGATAGATTAATGGGCGTCACTGGCGTAACGAATGAGGTTTTGATCAAATCGTCAAATAAATGGGTCGACGTCAAAAACAAAATCGAAGAGGCGTTCAAACGTAATGCAGATTTACAAAATCACCGAATTTCGATCAGCACTAACCATGACACAGTCACTCTTACAGGCAGTGTGACATCTTCGGCTGAGCGCAATCAGGCTTTGCGGGCCACGTGGGCATCGCCTGGTGTTAAATCTGTTATCAATCATATCACTATCGTGCCTTGTTAA
- a CDS encoding sensor domain-containing diguanylate cyclase, producing the protein MIKPVIPENEAERLHALRTLQILDTSHEERFDRVTRMAKRMFGVSTSLVTLIDEDRQWFKSKQGLDITETPRDVSFCGHAINQNGLFIISNASQDERFFDNPFVKDDPKVRFYAGYPLKIREGVNIGTLCLIDQEPRVMNAEDQQLLKDLGAMVEQEIKSIQLATLDELTLISNRRGFLTLVEHSLSICRRNKAPMSFLLFDLNKFKAINDAYGHHEGDCVLTKFAQLMRKTFRNSDVIGRLGGDEFVAMLTDSNKENTDDILARFVEAVDEANSVMNKPYTIEFSVGLAHFQYDTKKSVEEMIQDADAAMYEHKKKEVR; encoded by the coding sequence ATGATTAAACCTGTTATACCTGAGAATGAAGCGGAACGCTTACATGCACTAAGAACCTTACAAATACTCGATACTTCTCACGAGGAACGATTTGATCGCGTGACTCGTATGGCTAAACGAATGTTTGGCGTGTCAACGTCGCTTGTTACCCTTATCGACGAGGATCGGCAGTGGTTCAAGTCTAAGCAAGGACTTGATATTACTGAAACGCCAAGAGATGTTTCGTTCTGTGGACATGCGATCAATCAAAATGGACTTTTTATCATTTCGAACGCTAGTCAAGACGAACGATTTTTTGATAATCCATTTGTTAAGGATGATCCAAAAGTTCGCTTCTATGCAGGCTATCCTTTAAAAATTAGAGAAGGCGTGAATATAGGTACTTTGTGCCTTATCGATCAAGAACCAAGAGTCATGAATGCAGAAGACCAGCAACTTCTCAAAGATCTAGGCGCTATGGTTGAACAAGAAATTAAATCGATACAATTAGCGACGCTGGATGAGTTGACGTTAATTTCCAACAGACGTGGTTTTTTAACGCTTGTCGAACATAGCTTAAGCATATGTCGACGAAACAAAGCACCAATGTCATTTTTATTATTTGACTTAAACAAATTTAAAGCGATTAACGATGCGTATGGACACCATGAAGGTGACTGTGTGCTGACCAAGTTTGCGCAATTAATGCGTAAAACGTTTAGAAATAGTGATGTAATCGGCCGACTAGGCGGAGATGAATTCGTTGCCATGTTGACCGATTCTAATAAGGAAAATACTGACGATATTTTAGCTAGGTTTGTTGAAGCTGTAGATGAAGCCAATTCAGTTATGAACAAACCCTACACAATTGAATTCAGTGTAGGGTTAGCCCATTTTCAATATGATACGAAAAAATCAGTAGAGGAAATGATTCAAGATGCTGATGCCGCGATGTATGAACATAAGAAAAAAGAAGTTCGATAA
- a CDS encoding ABC transporter substrate-binding protein, which yields MTMFTKSVAKSSLVSPVFTFIYGQFFMTLAHCILRCLTRLTTIATLTICASQPAFSSQEPKAVLRYNLGGTQSWVPYGYFGDPDRPGVFAEVIELILQRTGDPYQFYYYPPKRAGKAFKEGRLDLDFMSPSWFKNGDMGDDYVTTSTIFSLTEYVVTLPDNASRYSKPESIEGKRVGTVAGYNYYDEDKFIRVDFLSESALIEGLNKRRFDMVILEGITAQYWANVYRVPISLASVHSQGGIVIRIRKQLSYLLPEFNSAIEALKREGKIEKILQSYVGI from the coding sequence ATGACTATGTTTACTAAAAGTGTTGCTAAATCAAGTTTAGTCAGTCCCGTGTTCACTTTTATTTATGGGCAGTTTTTTATGACATTGGCACATTGTATTTTGAGGTGCTTAACCCGCCTTACAACAATCGCAACTTTGACTATTTGCGCATCTCAGCCTGCCTTTAGTTCGCAAGAACCTAAAGCAGTCCTTAGATACAATTTGGGTGGAACACAATCGTGGGTCCCTTACGGTTATTTTGGTGATCCTGATCGTCCAGGTGTTTTTGCGGAAGTGATTGAATTAATTTTGCAACGTACTGGGGACCCTTACCAATTCTATTATTATCCGCCTAAACGTGCAGGGAAAGCCTTTAAAGAAGGTCGTTTAGATTTAGACTTTATGAGCCCAAGTTGGTTTAAAAACGGTGATATGGGCGATGATTATGTGACTACCAGCACCATTTTTAGTTTGACCGAATATGTTGTGACATTACCTGACAATGCATCGCGTTATTCCAAACCTGAATCTATCGAGGGTAAAAGAGTAGGTACTGTGGCGGGTTATAATTATTATGATGAAGACAAATTCATCAGAGTTGATTTTTTGTCAGAAAGTGCGTTGATTGAAGGATTAAACAAACGTCGTTTTGATATGGTTATTTTAGAGGGAATAACGGCGCAGTATTGGGCTAACGTTTATCGGGTCCCCATTTCTTTGGCGAGCGTTCATTCACAAGGCGGCATTGTTATACGCATACGTAAACAACTCAGTTATTTATTACCAGAGTTCAATAGCGCTATAGAAGCCTTAAAACGTGAAGGGAAAATAGAAAAAATCCTGCAAAGTTACGTTGGAATTTGA
- the zapE gene encoding cell division protein ZapE, which yields MPDGSNLTTTSNYPLRVYQAQLGSKLVDDPSQLQAIKALDALFWQLSQHSITSPEPIKGLYLWGDVGRGKTFLMDLFYDCLPQKGKLRLHFHRFMARIHHALKEQTGQQDPLVCIAKDLAKEHQVVCFDEFFVSDIGDAMILAGLFACLFKEGVVLVATSNIPIERLYENGLARHKFLPFIALLQQHTCMLHLAGEQDHRLHQLPAQPGEAEFSTASKYVGNTAKMDFGTIFSELIQVTGAVKINDSSIHICHRDIPVLGATDINTVNTIVWFDFYDLCEGPRSQLDYMEIATRFNTVMLSGVPQLGGQVRGWIKARGTEDGTGENQATSTGERVLSYAANDDMARRFISLIDEFYDQKVTLYLSTDVPLTELYLEGALTFEFRRTYSRLIEMSQG from the coding sequence ATGCCTGATGGGTCAAACCTCACAACAACGTCTAATTATCCCCTTCGAGTGTACCAAGCGCAATTAGGCAGTAAGCTTGTTGATGATCCCTCACAACTACAAGCTATTAAGGCACTAGATGCATTGTTTTGGCAATTAAGTCAGCACAGCATAACCTCGCCTGAGCCAATCAAAGGCCTTTATCTTTGGGGGGATGTGGGTAGGGGGAAAACATTTTTAATGGACTTGTTTTATGATTGCTTGCCGCAAAAGGGCAAGTTGAGGCTGCATTTCCATCGTTTTATGGCACGTATTCACCACGCGCTTAAAGAGCAAACTGGTCAACAAGATCCTTTGGTGTGCATTGCCAAAGATCTCGCTAAAGAGCACCAAGTCGTGTGTTTTGATGAATTTTTTGTGTCGGATATTGGCGATGCCATGATATTGGCGGGTTTATTTGCATGCTTGTTTAAAGAGGGCGTGGTATTAGTTGCTACCTCGAATATTCCCATTGAACGTTTATATGAAAATGGATTAGCGAGGCATAAATTTTTGCCTTTTATTGCTCTGCTACAACAACATACGTGCATGTTGCACCTTGCTGGGGAACAAGATCACCGTTTACATCAATTACCTGCACAACCGGGTGAAGCCGAATTTAGCACCGCATCCAAGTATGTGGGTAACACCGCTAAAATGGATTTTGGAACTATTTTTTCTGAGCTCATCCAAGTAACCGGTGCCGTAAAGATAAATGACTCGAGTATACATATCTGCCATCGTGATATCCCTGTATTGGGTGCCACCGACATCAATACCGTAAATACTATTGTGTGGTTCGACTTTTACGACTTATGTGAAGGCCCTCGTTCACAACTTGATTATATGGAGATTGCGACTCGCTTTAACACAGTGATGTTAAGTGGTGTGCCACAATTAGGTGGTCAAGTTCGGGGATGGATTAAGGCCCGCGGCACTGAAGATGGTACAGGTGAAAACCAAGCCACCAGTACCGGCGAGCGAGTTTTATCTTATGCGGCGAATGATGATATGGCGCGGCGTTTTATTAGCCTAATTGATGAGTTCTATGATCAAAAAGTGACGCTATATTTAAGCACTGATGTGCCGTTGACAGAGCTTTATCTTGAAGGCGCGCTGACTTTCGAATTTCGGCGCACGTATAGTCGTTTAATTGAAATGAGCCAAGGCTGA
- a CDS encoding EAL domain-containing protein — protein MLHQDELKTAVWIYDIDKSCIVWANQSALDWWESPSLEELQRRNFEEGASQAVKEGLREYQNKFCNNESLIELWHFSPNGTEKKAYCWLSGIRLPDNRMGMQVEATPSHIIPELFQGHAIAIMATFDMHGHFQSCNPPFSKEFGKARPSLSRLLCKPELFAAVQKNIHNNKKFEADLLLQALSGQTWFRASFSASKDTANNTSMLCQLHNIDERKKREFLLLKQAHTDSLTGLLNRRGFSENIQPMLEAKQDIVVFYIDLDGFKMINDSLGHGIGDLVLQQVASRLTTLEFTDLECCRFGGDEFVIVLPDTNRGLDINEIAASIVNKLSIPYEDDCGSLLAVSASIGVARCPDDSLDLIELIRFADAAMYCSKKRGKKRSTIFVAGMEKEILRKSIVTQYLNKAIENGELSLHYQTIVDPYDNSIYSFEALLRWFNPELGNVSPQELIDIAERTGLIHEIENWVINTAISNLSKLRQYTNSQARIAVNISSIHLVDKGLTPYLLSTLHKYNLSPSDLIIEITESVLLDDLDNTNNPVTAITSTGINISIDDFGTGYSSLAYLQKIKATSVKIDKGFVNNDDNLFATLSAINNVIVSLGMRSVVEGIETEQQAENAKKAGIALQQGYWYTKPKPVEAYKKPSHRK, from the coding sequence ATGCTTCACCAGGATGAGCTCAAAACAGCAGTGTGGATTTACGACATAGATAAATCGTGCATTGTCTGGGCTAATCAGTCGGCTCTTGATTGGTGGGAAAGCCCGAGTCTTGAGGAATTACAACGACGAAATTTTGAGGAAGGCGCTTCGCAAGCTGTTAAAGAGGGCCTGCGAGAATATCAAAATAAGTTTTGTAACAATGAGAGCCTAATCGAATTGTGGCATTTTTCACCCAACGGAACAGAAAAGAAGGCGTACTGTTGGTTGTCGGGCATTCGCTTACCCGATAACCGTATGGGCATGCAAGTCGAAGCAACACCCTCACATATCATTCCAGAACTCTTCCAAGGGCATGCCATCGCAATTATGGCGACCTTTGATATGCACGGCCATTTTCAAAGCTGTAATCCGCCATTTAGTAAAGAATTTGGCAAAGCGCGACCGAGTTTATCTCGTTTACTCTGCAAACCCGAATTATTCGCTGCAGTACAGAAAAATATTCATAACAATAAAAAGTTTGAGGCGGATTTATTATTGCAGGCATTATCAGGTCAAACCTGGTTTAGAGCCTCATTCAGTGCATCAAAAGACACGGCAAACAATACGTCGATGTTGTGTCAATTACACAATATCGATGAACGCAAAAAACGCGAATTCCTGCTGCTTAAACAAGCGCACACAGATTCATTAACTGGTTTATTGAATCGCAGAGGATTTAGCGAAAACATTCAACCCATGCTAGAGGCTAAACAAGATATCGTCGTTTTTTATATCGATCTTGACGGCTTTAAGATGATTAACGATTCTCTTGGTCATGGCATTGGGGATTTAGTTTTACAACAAGTGGCTAGCCGCTTAACGACTCTTGAGTTTACTGATTTAGAGTGCTGTCGTTTTGGGGGGGATGAGTTTGTCATCGTCTTACCTGACACCAACCGTGGGCTAGATATAAATGAAATTGCCGCATCCATTGTGAATAAATTATCAATACCTTATGAAGATGACTGCGGCAGTTTATTGGCTGTTTCGGCCAGTATTGGGGTGGCAAGGTGCCCGGACGATAGCCTTGATTTAATCGAGTTAATTCGCTTTGCCGATGCGGCAATGTACTGCTCTAAAAAACGCGGTAAAAAACGTTCGACTATTTTCGTTGCGGGTATGGAAAAAGAAATTTTACGAAAAAGTATTGTGACCCAATATTTAAATAAAGCCATTGAAAACGGTGAATTGTCACTGCACTATCAGACGATTGTGGACCCTTACGATAACAGTATCTATTCGTTTGAAGCACTACTTCGCTGGTTTAATCCTGAACTAGGCAATGTATCACCTCAAGAGCTTATTGATATCGCTGAGCGCACTGGATTGATTCATGAAATAGAAAATTGGGTGATAAATACCGCTATTTCGAATTTAAGTAAACTACGGCAGTATACCAATAGCCAAGCTCGCATTGCGGTGAATATTTCGAGTATCCATTTGGTGGACAAGGGACTGACACCTTATTTATTGTCCACATTGCATAAATATAACCTCAGTCCTAGTGATCTCATTATTGAAATTACCGAAAGCGTACTGTTAGATGACTTAGACAATACCAATAATCCAGTGACCGCGATTACGTCAACAGGTATAAATATTAGTATTGATGATTTTGGTACCGGCTATTCATCTCTGGCTTACTTGCAAAAAATTAAAGCGACTTCTGTGAAAATCGATAAGGGATTTGTGAATAATGACGATAATTTGTTTGCAACGTTAAGTGCAATCAACAATGTCATTGTTTCTTTAGGCATGCGCTCCGTAGTTGAAGGTATTGAAACTGAACAGCAAGCAGAAAATGCAAAAAAAGCAGGTATAGCGTTACAACAAGGATATTGGTATACGAAGCCGAAACCTGTAGAAGCGTATAAGAAACCTTCGCACCGCAAATAG
- a CDS encoding TonB-dependent receptor domain-containing protein, which produces MTFDADGSWNNFTPRATLNYRHDNNTIFYGIIAQGVKPGGINGSAGADTGKPTYEQEEITTYELGIKSSAINNVYATISMFYNDVSDIQLTTPLNVPSGNITSVATNQGECQVFGIELDVNAQFSEQLSGRFTYALADTKFTQGCDDF; this is translated from the coding sequence TTGACGTTTGATGCAGATGGTAGCTGGAACAACTTTACCCCAAGAGCGACATTAAATTATAGACATGACAATAACACCATCTTTTACGGCATCATTGCCCAAGGCGTTAAACCCGGAGGAATTAATGGTTCAGCGGGTGCCGATACCGGCAAACCCACCTACGAGCAAGAAGAAATAACCACTTACGAACTTGGTATAAAAAGCAGCGCGATTAACAATGTGTACGCCACCATATCTATGTTTTACAACGATGTAAGCGACATACAACTAACGACGCCACTAAATGTACCGTCAGGCAATATCACGTCTGTCGCTACGAACCAAGGTGAATGTCAAGTATTTGGTATTGAACTCGATGTTAACGCCCAGTTTAGCGAACAATTATCTGGCCGTTTTACCTACGCATTAGCTGACACTAAATTTACCCAGGGTTGTGACGATTTTTAA
- a CDS encoding GNAT family N-acetyltransferase, which yields MEITIDRLVCDGVRGLLEEHLADMYATSPSDSVHALDMNALKHAAITFWSARENGIVLGCVALKALTPIHGEIKSMRTADSGRNRGVGSALLTHLIQQAKQRDFQQLSLETGTMEYFAPARRLYHKFGFEYCGPFADYALDPNSCYMTLLLNDK from the coding sequence ATGGAAATAACGATAGACAGGCTTGTGTGTGATGGCGTACGCGGGCTATTGGAAGAACATCTAGCAGACATGTATGCTACTTCTCCATCAGACAGCGTACACGCTTTGGATATGAACGCCTTAAAGCATGCTGCTATTACGTTTTGGTCTGCACGGGAAAACGGCATTGTGCTGGGATGCGTTGCGTTAAAAGCGCTGACGCCTATCCATGGCGAAATTAAATCGATGCGAACGGCAGATTCAGGGCGTAACCGGGGTGTGGGATCTGCATTATTAACGCATCTGATTCAACAGGCCAAACAGCGTGATTTTCAACAACTAAGTTTAGAGACTGGCACCATGGAATATTTTGCTCCGGCAAGACGGTTGTACCATAAATTCGGCTTTGAATATTGTGGCCCATTTGCGGATTATGCATTGGATCCAAATAGTTGTTATATGACCTTGTTGTTAAATGATAAGTAA
- a CDS encoding sugar phosphate isomerase/epimerase — MKINTHSAPNALSTSIEAESQSSRRRFVKLSAAAMGLTVMPGSLAFAANIMAKSATVGLQLYTLRDMMAVSLPATLKLVAAVGYKELEFAGYYDHKPSEIKTILHNEGLTAPSAHIPLTAFDNGVNSVIDHALEVGHKYIVIPYLTEEQRGTGIGVYKALAQQCNVIGEACNKVGLKLAYHNHDFEFEMRDGQLPYDVLLNETDKDVMAMEMDLFWMVKAKQDPLAYFRKHPGRFKLWHVKDMDEAGNFADVGTGTIDFAPIFAQSALSGVEHRFVERDKTDDKLKTIQQGYKAVSQLLA; from the coding sequence ATGAAAATTAACACCCATAGCGCACCAAACGCCCTAAGTACAAGTATTGAAGCCGAGTCCCAAAGCAGCCGCCGACGTTTCGTCAAACTCAGTGCCGCCGCTATGGGCCTTACTGTCATGCCTGGCTCTTTGGCGTTTGCCGCAAACATAATGGCAAAAAGCGCTACCGTGGGTCTTCAGCTTTATACCCTTAGGGACATGATGGCCGTCAGCTTACCTGCCACCTTGAAATTAGTGGCGGCAGTCGGCTATAAAGAATTGGAGTTTGCGGGCTATTACGATCACAAACCGAGTGAAATCAAAACGATTTTGCACAACGAAGGATTAACAGCGCCGTCGGCACACATACCACTGACAGCCTTTGATAACGGCGTCAACAGCGTGATTGATCATGCGTTAGAAGTGGGACATAAATACATCGTTATTCCGTATTTGACCGAAGAGCAACGCGGAACAGGAATTGGTGTGTACAAAGCATTAGCACAACAATGCAATGTCATTGGCGAAGCGTGTAATAAAGTTGGGCTAAAACTGGCCTATCACAACCATGATTTTGAATTCGAGATGCGTGATGGCCAATTGCCATATGATGTTTTGCTAAACGAAACTGACAAAGATGTCATGGCCATGGAAATGGATTTATTCTGGATGGTAAAAGCCAAGCAAGATCCCCTCGCCTATTTTAGAAAACACCCAGGTCGCTTTAAGTTATGGCATGTTAAAGACATGGATGAAGCAGGTAATTTTGCCGATGTTGGCACTGGCACCATAGATTTTGCGCCTATCTTTGCCCAATCTGCACTTTCAGGCGTAGAGCATAGGTTTGTTGAGCGGGATAAAACTGACGACAAATTAAAAACCATACAGCAAGGTTATAAAGCCGTCTCTCAATTACTGGCCTAA
- a CDS encoding LacI family DNA-binding transcriptional regulator has protein sequence MSNIRQVAALAGVSVATVSRALQQPERVSPKTRSKVMVAVNEVGYKPNLMAVKFRSGKTHNLVALVPTVANVFFARVISGMQIAAAKRGYVILLANTLGDESIEASYAKMVQTSQADGLIQLRAHNPFDSSINKPGELLPMVNACEVMNDINCPVVTLDNRAAAKAMTLHLIELGHRRIALIKGPQSSPLTCERLAGYRDALNEAGLIFDDSLLYPGNFTLQSGHDAASEILTNDHRPSAVFCENDETAIGAMQCFKQAGLRIPQDISIAGFDDISFSAFCDPPLTTIAQPAEEFGQTAVSLLVDLLEGKITKAPKVIMPFELILRASTGPAPDTTAT, from the coding sequence ATGAGTAATATACGACAAGTTGCCGCTTTGGCGGGTGTATCTGTCGCCACAGTCTCAAGGGCACTGCAACAACCCGAGCGCGTATCCCCAAAAACGCGTAGCAAAGTGATGGTTGCTGTGAACGAAGTGGGCTATAAGCCCAATTTAATGGCGGTTAAGTTTCGGTCTGGAAAAACCCACAACTTAGTGGCGTTAGTACCCACTGTGGCGAATGTATTTTTTGCTCGGGTGATCAGTGGAATGCAAATAGCAGCGGCAAAAAGGGGTTACGTCATATTACTTGCCAACACCCTAGGTGACGAAAGTATAGAAGCCAGTTACGCCAAGATGGTACAAACCTCACAAGCAGATGGCCTCATTCAGTTACGCGCACATAACCCATTTGATTCATCGATTAATAAGCCTGGTGAGCTATTGCCCATGGTCAATGCGTGCGAAGTCATGAATGACATTAATTGTCCAGTCGTTACGCTGGATAACCGGGCGGCAGCGAAAGCCATGACTCTGCACTTAATTGAACTAGGCCATCGGCGAATCGCTTTAATTAAAGGTCCGCAATCAAGTCCTCTAACTTGTGAGCGTTTAGCTGGCTATCGCGATGCGTTAAATGAGGCCGGCTTAATCTTTGACGACTCGTTATTGTATCCTGGTAATTTTACCCTGCAGTCAGGCCATGATGCGGCAAGTGAAATTCTGACTAATGACCATCGACCTAGCGCGGTTTTTTGTGAAAATGATGAAACCGCTATAGGTGCTATGCAGTGCTTTAAACAGGCTGGGCTGCGTATCCCCCAAGATATATCTATTGCCGGATTTGATGACATTTCATTTTCCGCATTTTGCGACCCTCCGCTGACCACCATTGCCCAACCTGCCGAAGAATTTGGCCAAACAGCTGTTTCACTGCTGGTCGATTTACTCGAGGGTAAAATTACAAAAGCCCCTAAAGTCATCATGCCGTTCGAATTGATTTTACGGGCCAGTACTGGGCCTGCACCAGACACCACAGCAACGTAA
- a CDS encoding Gfo/Idh/MocA family protein, producing the protein MNKVRMGMVGGGEGAFIGAVHRHALALDGQIELVCGAFSRDNQNNQRTGDSLGLADNRIYPSWNALLKGEQGLPENERMQALIIVTPNHLHVPISIAAIDAGFHVFCEKPAAISLDEAKTLKTKLKETAALYGLAHTYLGYPMVWQAQHMVTSGLLGNIRKVYVEYPQGWLSANEESHNKQASWRTDPAQSGGSGAMGDIGTHAFGLVEFILQQQVTSLCADLQTHVEGRRLDDDGAALIRTDGGASGVLIASQVCAGEENALKIRVYGDKGAIEWQQMEPNSIIHRPLGEPYRVFRAGMGQPGLCGEASARCRTPAGHPEGYLEAMANLYSYFAKAINAASASDGTISELGKAPGVPGIDSGLRGMAFIDAMLVSSDSETKWHAVANTK; encoded by the coding sequence ATGAACAAAGTACGCATGGGAATGGTGGGCGGTGGAGAAGGTGCTTTTATTGGTGCTGTGCACCGTCACGCTTTAGCATTAGATGGCCAAATTGAATTGGTTTGCGGAGCATTTAGTCGCGACAACCAGAACAACCAGCGTACCGGAGATAGTTTAGGGTTAGCCGATAATAGGATTTATCCGAGCTGGAACGCGCTACTTAAAGGTGAGCAAGGGCTACCTGAAAATGAACGTATGCAAGCGCTCATTATTGTGACCCCCAATCATTTACACGTGCCAATTTCAATTGCAGCGATAGATGCAGGATTTCATGTTTTTTGTGAAAAGCCCGCCGCGATATCGTTGGACGAAGCAAAGACATTAAAAACCAAACTAAAAGAAACCGCCGCTTTATACGGTTTGGCTCATACCTATCTGGGTTATCCAATGGTGTGGCAAGCACAACATATGGTGACCAGTGGGTTACTTGGCAATATTCGTAAAGTGTATGTGGAATATCCGCAAGGTTGGTTATCCGCTAATGAAGAAAGTCATAACAAGCAAGCGTCGTGGCGTACTGATCCAGCCCAGTCTGGTGGCAGTGGTGCAATGGGCGATATCGGCACTCATGCTTTTGGTTTAGTCGAATTCATACTGCAACAACAAGTGACGTCTCTTTGTGCTGATCTACAAACTCATGTTGAGGGGCGCAGACTTGATGACGATGGTGCTGCCCTTATTCGTACCGATGGCGGCGCGAGTGGTGTGTTGATTGCCAGCCAAGTATGCGCCGGTGAAGAGAATGCTTTGAAAATACGTGTTTATGGAGATAAAGGCGCTATTGAGTGGCAGCAAATGGAACCTAATTCTATTATTCATCGTCCGTTGGGCGAACCTTATCGCGTATTCCGTGCCGGCATGGGGCAACCAGGTTTATGCGGAGAGGCATCTGCGCGATGCCGCACACCTGCGGGACACCCAGAAGGATATTTAGAAGCTATGGCCAATTTATATAGCTATTTTGCCAAGGCCATTAACGCTGCGTCAGCCTCTGACGGCACAATCAGTGAACTCGGTAAAGCCCCTGGCGTGCCAGGGATTGATTCGGGCTTGAGGGGAATGGCGTTTATTGATGCGATGCTTGTTAGTAGCGACAGCGAAACCAAATGGCATGCCGTAGCGAATACCAAATAA